One Leptospira meyeri genomic region harbors:
- a CDS encoding COX15/CtaA family protein, whose translation MTLKRFYTILSAMILINLLYGPLVRATDSGLACPDWPLCHGKFVPEFTFQIFMEVGHRYYSGILGILVGIGFVWVIQNQETRKQMGIPATLSLFFLISQVILGGLTVTKLLHPTTVNLHLLNAVLLLSSCLTVRLLISEDSSSKFQWNRPGKYFFLFVLIVVLYQLFLGGKVSSHYAGLVCSDFPTCNGEWFPKMVGPIRFQMEHRFFGYLAALSVLSLSAYGILYLKDNLVKKSLKIAAYLISFQIFLGAMNVLYQLPKLITGLHTLNGVLVFMFCFIAAFYHFRSPGKEVL comes from the coding sequence ATGACACTCAAACGTTTTTACACCATCCTTTCCGCAATGATCCTTATCAATCTCCTCTACGGACCACTCGTACGAGCAACAGATTCAGGACTCGCATGCCCCGATTGGCCTCTCTGCCATGGAAAATTTGTACCAGAATTTACATTTCAGATTTTTATGGAAGTGGGCCATAGATACTATTCTGGGATTTTAGGAATCCTCGTGGGAATTGGTTTTGTTTGGGTGATACAGAACCAAGAAACACGCAAACAAATGGGAATCCCAGCTACACTTTCACTTTTCTTTCTCATTTCTCAAGTCATCCTTGGCGGACTCACTGTTACCAAACTGCTCCACCCAACAACTGTTAACCTACACTTACTCAACGCAGTTTTACTTCTTTCTTCTTGTCTAACTGTGCGATTACTGATTTCCGAGGATTCTTCTTCCAAGTTCCAATGGAATCGACCAGGTAAGTATTTTTTTCTTTTTGTACTCATTGTTGTTTTATACCAACTATTCCTTGGAGGGAAGGTGAGTTCTCATTATGCTGGTCTTGTTTGTTCGGACTTCCCTACCTGCAATGGGGAATGGTTTCCAAAAATGGTGGGACCGATTCGTTTTCAAATGGAACATAGATTTTTTGGATATCTAGCTGCTTTGTCTGTACTTTCTTTGTCTGCTTATGGGATTCTCTACTTAAAAGATAACCTGGTTAAAAAATCATTAAAAATTGCAGCTTATTTGATATCCTTTCAAATTTTTCTTGGTGCTATGAATGTTCTGTACCAACTTCCAAAACTAATAACCGGCTTACACACGCTAAATGGCGTCCTAGTGTTTATGTTTTGTTTTATTGCCGCTTTTTATCATTTTAGGTCTCCAGGAAAAGAGGTTCTATAA
- a CDS encoding 7TM diverse intracellular signaling domain-containing protein, translated as MKLVRFLFLLWILSTGISCSDQDKNRTNITNRFEFFRDPTGQLSLEEVEKQTSWQNIQEDSLSFHFTKDIIWLRTSLKDPAFFPEKIISLEWKALDNAILFLPDETSYLSFQTGDSFPKSTWAVPEALDPSFKIPQGIRTKKKYIYLRLQSISLISFPIFSMDENAFHNKIVLETAVIYLILGFCAVMFLISLFYLVAFRLYEFFYYAVYILTTTLWFNTQFGNSFHSLWPNSTWWQSRSNLFFLALGIAASFQFVRMFLNTKQRTPWVDRGLTSFAFVGLISAFCIPFTETNMLFSRIINLIYLISVPIILLTGIRIYWMGDKKIKFFLFCWGSYLCSGYVSIFYYLGIIPYSLPILYGSIFIFPIDLFFLLFNLLQKYKDLDWERNEILHKFLTINNSKDKRYTKSKLESVNTVEFLVRLEKWMSKTKPYLDETLDLEKTSSAIGLNLQQTSELINSQLGMSFRAYLNSYRIKEAKEMLKNKPDFSVIAIAFATGFGSKSAFNAEFKKSTGLTPGEYRKKTEST; from the coding sequence ATGAAATTGGTTCGATTTTTGTTTCTTCTATGGATCCTTTCTACAGGAATTTCGTGTTCCGATCAGGATAAAAATAGAACTAACATTACAAATCGATTCGAATTCTTTCGCGATCCTACAGGGCAACTAAGCTTAGAAGAAGTAGAGAAACAAACATCTTGGCAAAACATCCAAGAAGATTCTCTTTCTTTCCATTTTACAAAAGACATCATTTGGCTTCGAACCTCATTAAAAGATCCAGCTTTTTTCCCTGAGAAAATCATCTCTTTGGAATGGAAGGCATTAGACAATGCGATTCTTTTTTTACCGGACGAAACGTCCTATCTTTCATTTCAAACAGGGGATTCTTTTCCTAAATCTACCTGGGCTGTTCCAGAAGCGTTAGATCCGAGTTTTAAAATCCCACAAGGAATCCGAACCAAAAAAAAGTATATTTATTTGCGACTTCAATCCATTTCACTCATTTCATTTCCCATCTTCTCTATGGACGAGAATGCATTTCACAACAAAATTGTTTTAGAAACGGCTGTGATCTATTTAATTCTGGGATTTTGTGCTGTTATGTTTCTGATTAGCCTCTTTTATCTTGTTGCATTTCGGCTTTATGAATTTTTTTATTATGCGGTCTATATTCTAACAACGACTTTGTGGTTTAATACCCAATTCGGAAATTCCTTTCACAGTCTTTGGCCTAATTCAACTTGGTGGCAAAGCCGATCCAATTTATTTTTTTTGGCATTGGGAATCGCAGCATCTTTTCAATTCGTAAGAATGTTCTTAAACACAAAACAAAGAACTCCTTGGGTGGACCGGGGACTGACATCCTTTGCATTTGTTGGGCTCATATCTGCTTTCTGTATCCCTTTTACAGAAACAAATATGCTCTTTTCTAGAATCATCAATCTTATTTATTTAATATCGGTTCCTATCATCCTTTTGACTGGGATTCGAATCTATTGGATGGGCGATAAAAAAATCAAATTCTTTCTCTTCTGTTGGGGAAGTTATCTTTGTTCTGGATACGTTTCCATTTTCTATTACTTAGGAATCATTCCCTATTCTTTGCCGATTTTATACGGATCGATCTTTATATTTCCAATCGATCTATTTTTTTTATTATTCAATCTTCTGCAAAAGTACAAAGATTTGGATTGGGAAAGAAATGAAATCTTACATAAATTTCTTACTATAAATAATTCCAAAGACAAACGTTATACAAAATCCAAACTAGAATCGGTCAACACAGTTGAGTTCTTAGTCCGACTAGAAAAATGGATGTCAAAAACAAAACCATATTTAGATGAAACATTGGATTTAGAAAAAACTTCCTCAGCAATCGGACTGAATCTACAACAAACTTCGGAGTTAATCAATTCGCAGCTGGGAATGAGTTTTCGAGCCTATTTGAATTCCTATAGAATTAAGGAAGCAAAAGAAATGCTAAAGAACAAACCGGATTTTTCAGTGATTGCTATCGCCTTTGCAACAGGTTTCGGCTCAAAATCAGCATTTAATGCTGAATTCAAAAAATCAACCGGCCTAACACCTGGTGAATATAGAAAGAAAACAGAATCTACATAA
- a CDS encoding cytochrome c oxidase subunit I codes for MSSAHTKTEHGHTDHNYLNHGSGIWSWMTTLDHKRIGLMYFATVATLFLIGGFFALGIRLHLAKFGAAPLLDPDTYNKFMTFHGAIMVFMVIIPGIPAFLGNFVLPIQLGAKDVAFPRLNLASYYIFIAGALIAASSMIFNQVDTGWTFYTPYSTAKTSNGVILLVLGAFTMGFSSILTGLNFIVTTHKLRAPGMTMDRIPLMIWALYSTSIIQILATPILAITLLLIGAEKTLGVGIFDPDLGGDPVLFQHFFWFYSHPAVYIMILPAMGVISELITAFSKKTIFGYRAIAYSSVAIAAVSFLVWGHHMFVSGQSTLAGILFSLITMFVGVPTAIKLFNWISTMYRGTVTFDAPMLFALGFMFLFTIGGLTGVFLASTGMDVHFHDTYFVVAHFHYVMVGGTLMALMGGIFYWFPKMFGKMTSDLGGRISWVLIFTGFNVTFFPQFVLGAMGMPRRYFDYLPEYTNLNQISTIGSWLIGLGFLVGLITIIHGILKGEKASDNPWGAKTLEWQTSSPPPHENFTTTPTVTAGPYDFR; via the coding sequence ATGAGTTCAGCACATACAAAAACCGAACATGGTCACACAGACCATAATTATCTGAACCACGGATCTGGAATCTGGTCTTGGATGACCACTCTGGACCACAAACGCATTGGTCTTATGTACTTTGCAACAGTTGCCACCCTTTTCTTGATTGGTGGTTTCTTTGCTTTGGGAATCCGTTTGCATTTAGCAAAGTTTGGCGCAGCCCCACTTTTGGATCCAGATACTTACAATAAGTTCATGACCTTCCATGGTGCCATTATGGTATTTATGGTGATCATTCCTGGAATCCCAGCTTTCCTTGGGAACTTTGTCCTTCCGATCCAACTTGGTGCGAAAGACGTTGCTTTTCCAAGACTAAACCTTGCCTCTTATTACATCTTCATTGCAGGGGCACTGATTGCTGCTTCTTCCATGATCTTCAACCAAGTGGATACAGGTTGGACATTCTACACTCCTTACTCGACTGCAAAAACATCCAATGGGGTGATTTTGCTTGTTTTGGGTGCCTTCACAATGGGTTTTTCTTCCATTCTTACGGGACTAAACTTCATCGTCACCACTCATAAACTAAGAGCTCCAGGAATGACAATGGACAGAATCCCTCTTATGATTTGGGCTTTGTATTCCACTTCGATCATTCAGATTCTTGCAACACCAATCCTTGCCATCACTCTCCTTCTGATTGGAGCAGAGAAAACCCTTGGAGTGGGAATTTTTGATCCAGACTTAGGTGGAGACCCAGTTCTTTTCCAACACTTCTTCTGGTTCTACTCTCACCCAGCGGTGTACATTATGATCCTTCCTGCGATGGGTGTGATTTCTGAGCTCATCACTGCTTTCTCCAAAAAAACAATTTTCGGTTACCGTGCGATTGCTTACTCATCAGTTGCGATTGCCGCAGTATCCTTCCTTGTTTGGGGACACCATATGTTTGTTTCTGGTCAGTCAACTCTTGCGGGAATTTTATTTTCCCTCATCACAATGTTTGTGGGAGTTCCTACTGCGATCAAACTCTTCAACTGGATTTCCACTATGTATCGTGGAACAGTAACTTTTGATGCACCAATGCTCTTCGCTCTAGGTTTTATGTTCCTCTTCACCATTGGTGGTTTGACTGGAGTCTTCCTTGCATCAACTGGTATGGACGTTCACTTCCATGACACTTACTTTGTGGTAGCACACTTCCACTACGTAATGGTAGGGGGAACTTTGATGGCACTCATGGGCGGTATCTTCTACTGGTTCCCAAAGATGTTTGGAAAAATGACTTCCGATCTTGGAGGTCGCATTTCTTGGGTACTTATCTTTACTGGATTTAACGTAACCTTCTTCCCACAATTCGTACTTGGTGCGATGGGAATGCCAAGACGTTACTTTGATTACCTTCCTGAATACACAAACCTCAACCAAATCTCTACTATAGGATCTTGGCTGATTGGTCTGGGATTTTTGGTAGGTCTTATCACAATCATCCATGGAATTTTAAAAGGAGAAAAGGCTTCTGACAACCCTTGGGGTGCAAAAACACTCGAATGGCAAACGTCTTCTCCTCCACCACACGAAAACTTTACAACTACTCCAACAGTAACTGCAGGGCCATATGACTTCCGTTAG
- a CDS encoding SpoIIE family protein phosphatase: MYQYLKTILSQFLDLIPERKIYNEDYIKELDRHTRIIQIPGSFIGVFGMLGFALFGTDVKLHPEFPELFYYRIGYSLFCFSYIVFIIYNHFKNKFSSWEGLTWAYLTYAYLLFTAAYYTGRIADDAAYVSGYQMLVMILPFLPLPRKTLLIYYPISILIFFVSVFIYKPDLTTAAANYSMQNLTISYVLGIFSGLIMERYRFHSFLNHKRIIKKNEEVTKTVEEIQTLKSQQDGDYFLTSLLLEPLLGHETDGNAIGIETVVNQYKKFYFRNKEYQLGGDYISVFNLILQGKRYKAFINGDAMGKSIQGAGGAIVLGAVYNSIIIRSKMDPVSSNRSPERWLHDCYLDLQKVFETFDGAMLVSAVVGLLEESTGTLYFVNLEHPSVILYRDGKATFIEDEVHYYKLGVIEGLSERIISVFQMKKSDKIFCGSDGKDDLILSEQGRYRDINEDHNLILENIEEANGEMQPLLECLRKKGKYSDDLSLISLQYNLDPYPKPGKYFLEAKEKIREKQYDKALELLLSYDSALDTSIAELKYIAKLYEKKDDLVKAMEYASLALENYPSDTIWMFHTSVLYKRMYSLYKSQSFLWESQELSERVRLRQPSNIRNLIHLADVCRLNGDKDRASYLVSMIKKISPEHPRLKEIISVI, encoded by the coding sequence GTGTATCAGTACCTAAAAACGATTCTCTCACAATTTTTAGATCTAATTCCCGAGAGGAAAATCTATAACGAAGATTACATTAAGGAATTAGACCGACACACTCGAATCATTCAAATCCCTGGAAGTTTTATTGGCGTCTTTGGTATGTTAGGATTTGCTCTTTTTGGTACCGATGTCAAACTCCATCCAGAATTTCCAGAACTGTTCTATTACCGGATTGGATATAGCCTCTTTTGTTTTTCCTATATTGTTTTTATCATATACAATCATTTTAAAAATAAATTTTCTTCCTGGGAGGGACTTACCTGGGCATATTTAACATACGCATATCTATTGTTTACTGCTGCCTATTATACAGGTCGGATCGCAGATGATGCCGCTTATGTTTCTGGATACCAGATGCTCGTGATGATCCTTCCATTTTTGCCACTTCCAAGAAAAACATTACTAATTTACTATCCCATATCGATTCTGATATTCTTCGTTTCCGTATTTATATATAAGCCCGACCTAACCACCGCTGCGGCAAATTATTCAATGCAGAACTTGACAATTAGTTATGTCCTTGGGATTTTTAGCGGTCTCATTATGGAAAGATACCGCTTTCATTCTTTTCTAAACCACAAACGAATTATTAAAAAAAATGAAGAAGTTACCAAAACTGTAGAAGAAATTCAAACATTGAAATCCCAACAGGACGGTGACTATTTTTTAACATCATTGTTGTTAGAACCTCTGCTTGGTCACGAAACTGATGGAAATGCTATCGGGATTGAAACGGTAGTGAATCAGTATAAAAAGTTCTATTTTAGAAACAAGGAATACCAGTTAGGTGGAGATTATATATCGGTATTCAATCTGATTTTACAAGGGAAACGTTACAAGGCCTTTATCAATGGGGATGCAATGGGGAAGTCGATCCAAGGTGCTGGTGGGGCCATTGTACTTGGAGCTGTATACAACTCGATCATCATTCGATCAAAAATGGATCCTGTATCATCGAACAGATCTCCAGAACGTTGGTTGCATGATTGTTATTTGGACTTACAAAAAGTATTTGAAACTTTTGATGGCGCCATGTTGGTTTCTGCAGTTGTGGGTTTATTGGAGGAATCAACAGGTACTTTATACTTCGTTAATTTAGAACACCCTTCGGTTATCTTGTATCGGGATGGGAAGGCAACTTTTATCGAAGATGAAGTCCATTATTATAAGTTAGGTGTGATCGAAGGGCTTTCTGAAAGAATCATTTCTGTATTTCAGATGAAAAAATCGGACAAAATATTTTGTGGTTCTGATGGAAAAGATGACTTAATACTTTCTGAACAAGGAAGGTATCGTGATATTAATGAAGACCATAATTTAATATTAGAAAATATTGAGGAAGCGAATGGGGAAATGCAACCTCTCCTTGAATGTTTGCGGAAAAAAGGTAAATATTCTGATGATTTGAGTTTGATTTCGTTGCAATACAACCTGGACCCATATCCAAAACCTGGAAAATATTTTCTAGAAGCTAAAGAAAAAATCAGAGAAAAACAATACGATAAAGCTCTTGAGTTGTTGTTGTCTTATGACTCGGCCCTTGATACATCCATCGCCGAACTCAAATACATTGCAAAATTATACGAGAAAAAAGATGATTTGGTAAAAGCGATGGAATACGCAAGTCTTGCATTGGAAAATTATCCTTCAGATACAATTTGGATGTTTCATACTTCTGTACTATATAAAAGAATGTATTCTTTGTATAAATCTCAATCTTTTCTTTGGGAGTCACAAGAACTTAGCGAACGTGTTCGGTTACGCCAACCTTCGAATATACGTAATTTAATCCATTTAGCGGATGTTTGTCGGCTAAATGGAGATAAGGACCGCGCCTCTTATTTGGTAAGTATGATAAAAAAAATCTCTCCGGAACACCCAAGGTTAAAAGAAATTATATCTGTGATTTAA
- a CDS encoding cytochrome c oxidase subunit 3 family protein: MTSVSSSSEFHHQHHFKSAEHQYASSKQGIWLFLCTEILMFGGLFVGYLIYHSLYPTVFKNGSETLDWKMGAVNTVVLLISSFTMAAAINYVQRGLHKIAAIMLALTIACAGAFMVIKYFEYSHKFHVGTVPGKFSLVDPSCAAGGKRAECESKISALLKNPAELEKNHVSAEEVTRLKAVISQPKWEMFYGFYFVMTGLHGVHVVAGAFLIFWVFIKTLRRKVGPEYYTPVEGVGLFWHVVDLVWIYLFPLLYLVG, from the coding sequence ATGACTTCCGTTAGTTCTTCAAGTGAATTTCACCACCAACACCATTTTAAGAGTGCAGAACACCAGTATGCCTCTTCCAAACAAGGAATTTGGTTATTCCTTTGCACTGAGATCCTGATGTTTGGTGGCCTATTCGTAGGTTACCTTATCTACCATTCTCTTTACCCAACGGTTTTCAAAAATGGTTCGGAAACTTTGGATTGGAAGATGGGAGCAGTGAACACAGTTGTCCTTCTAATCAGTTCCTTTACGATGGCTGCAGCGATTAACTACGTGCAACGTGGTTTGCATAAAATCGCAGCTATCATGCTTGCTCTTACAATCGCTTGTGCTGGTGCCTTCATGGTCATCAAATACTTTGAATACAGCCACAAGTTTCATGTAGGAACAGTTCCAGGTAAGTTTTCACTTGTGGATCCTTCTTGTGCTGCTGGTGGGAAAAGAGCAGAGTGTGAATCTAAAATTTCCGCTCTACTTAAAAACCCGGCTGAACTTGAGAAAAACCATGTAAGTGCAGAAGAAGTCACACGTTTGAAAGCTGTGATTTCTCAACCAAAATGGGAAATGTTCTATGGCTTTTACTTTGTTATGACTGGTCTTCACGGGGTTCACGTGGTAGCTGGTGCTTTCCTAATCTTCTGGGTTTTCATCAAAACTTTAAGAAGAAAGGTTGGTCCTGAATACTACACTCCAGTAGAAGGTGTGGGTCTTTTCTGGCACGTTGTGGACTTGGTATGGATTTACCTCTTCCCACTTCTTTATTTGGTAGGATAA
- a CDS encoding cytochrome C oxidase subunit IV family protein, which produces MEYVINYGLYFIALVAVFTPILGFGIFAPGIATATILGFIVNWFGQFFQTDRFAKFTEENKDNKLLKFVLGDEDHKEDHASASMWVEDGEEEEEHDHHVIPIKTYVFVLLALFFGTFITVWVAQYDLGKWNMIVAMAVATCKAFFVLAYFMHLKYDNMLNRVIFLSAFAFLALLFAFSFGDIISRIAPSTEFPAKPFF; this is translated from the coding sequence ATGGAATACGTAATCAATTACGGACTTTACTTCATTGCCCTCGTTGCGGTTTTCACTCCAATTCTTGGATTTGGAATCTTTGCTCCAGGGATTGCAACAGCTACCATTTTAGGATTTATCGTAAACTGGTTCGGTCAGTTCTTCCAAACAGATCGTTTTGCAAAATTTACAGAAGAAAACAAAGATAACAAATTGTTAAAATTTGTTTTAGGTGATGAAGATCACAAAGAAGACCATGCCTCTGCTTCCATGTGGGTAGAAGATGGAGAAGAGGAAGAAGAACACGATCACCATGTGATTCCAATTAAAACATATGTTTTTGTTCTTTTAGCTTTGTTCTTTGGAACTTTTATTACTGTTTGGGTAGCACAATACGACTTAGGAAAGTGGAATATGATTGTCGCAATGGCTGTGGCAACGTGTAAGGCTTTCTTCGTTTTGGCGTACTTCATGCATTTAAAGTATGATAATATGCTGAACCGAGTTATCTTTCTTTCTGCATTTGCTTTCTTGGCATTGCTTTTTGCTTTCTCTTTCGGGGATATCATTTCTCGAATTGCCCCTTCGACAGAGTTCCCAGCAAAACCTTTCTTCTAG
- the coxB gene encoding cytochrome c oxidase subunit II, which yields MSWSSLIPATSFMPIQATEIAKEVDLLYAFLIIASLVSFVILIGGMTWFLIKFKRTSLDQKSAYITHNNFAEFLWSFIPLIIMMGIFYWGMVIFEKLRTPPEDIAAEIHVTAEQWAWTYRYANGKEFYSSGNDPMIVPAGKATKLILTSKDVIHSFYVPAFRTKQDAVPGKLTQLWFEPKQPGEYIVFCTEYCGTKHSGMMIKIKAIPSEEYAAWYHAEKKGADTPADLGKTLFAQKACASCHSVDGSRIVGPTMKGLFGSSRKFADGSQTKADENYLRESILVSSAKIVEGYPPAMPVFQGQLSDEDVANLIEYIKSIK from the coding sequence ATGTCTTGGAGCAGTCTCATTCCAGCGACCTCGTTCATGCCTATCCAGGCGACTGAAATTGCAAAAGAAGTCGATCTTCTCTATGCGTTTCTGATCATAGCAAGCCTTGTTTCGTTTGTCATCTTGATAGGTGGAATGACATGGTTCCTCATCAAGTTCAAACGTACAAGTTTAGACCAGAAATCCGCATACATTACTCACAATAATTTTGCAGAATTTCTTTGGTCGTTTATCCCTCTCATCATCATGATGGGGATTTTCTACTGGGGTATGGTCATTTTCGAAAAACTTAGAACCCCACCAGAAGACATTGCTGCTGAAATTCATGTCACTGCTGAGCAGTGGGCGTGGACTTATCGTTATGCGAACGGAAAAGAGTTTTATAGTTCTGGAAACGATCCAATGATCGTTCCTGCAGGAAAAGCAACGAAACTCATCCTAACGTCAAAAGACGTCATTCATAGTTTTTATGTTCCTGCTTTTCGAACCAAACAAGATGCGGTTCCGGGAAAACTCACACAACTTTGGTTCGAACCAAAACAACCAGGTGAATATATCGTTTTCTGTACAGAATATTGCGGGACCAAACACTCTGGTATGATGATTAAAATCAAAGCCATTCCTTCTGAGGAATATGCAGCTTGGTATCATGCTGAGAAAAAAGGTGCCGACACTCCGGCTGATCTTGGTAAAACTTTGTTTGCGCAAAAAGCTTGTGCTTCTTGCCACTCGGTCGATGGATCTAGAATTGTTGGACCTACAATGAAGGGACTTTTTGGATCTAGCCGAAAGTTTGCCGATGGAAGCCAAACCAAAGCAGATGAAAACTATCTTCGTGAATCCATCCTTGTATCTTCTGCAAAAATCGTAGAAGGATATCCACCAGCAATGCCGGTATTTCAAGGCCAATTGTCTGATGAAGATGTTGCCAACCTAATTGAATATATCAAATCCATTAAATAA
- a CDS encoding TPM domain-containing protein, with the protein MGILKHYFNQTDLEEIKRAVGEAESKTSAEIVPFFAESSHHYKEWAWLGAFLVGGITGVSFYTIQNLYGLVWDNESLFAVLSVWIGAIFGLTLTALIPKLRINLVSKGAKQYFVDLRAKEAFLDEEVFRTKNRTGILIYISLYEHFVRILPDKEIARVVPKSEWNEAVKLIIEGMKTKKKKEGIVSSILFCGDLLKKYNIQREKDDKNEISNEIRDGGKLM; encoded by the coding sequence ATGGGTATCCTCAAACATTATTTCAATCAAACTGATTTGGAAGAAATCAAAAGAGCTGTCGGCGAGGCCGAGTCAAAAACCTCTGCTGAAATTGTTCCTTTTTTTGCAGAATCCTCTCACCACTACAAAGAATGGGCCTGGCTTGGAGCCTTCCTTGTAGGAGGAATCACTGGTGTCAGTTTTTATACTATTCAAAACTTATATGGACTTGTTTGGGATAATGAATCCCTTTTTGCAGTTCTCTCTGTTTGGATAGGTGCTATTTTTGGATTAACCCTTACGGCTCTAATTCCAAAACTAAGAATTAACTTAGTTTCAAAGGGCGCCAAACAATACTTTGTCGACCTGAGAGCGAAAGAAGCATTTTTAGATGAAGAAGTTTTCCGTACTAAAAACAGAACTGGAATATTAATCTATATTTCTTTATATGAACACTTTGTTCGAATTTTGCCTGACAAGGAAATTGCAAGAGTGGTTCCAAAATCAGAATGGAACGAAGCGGTGAAACTTATCATTGAAGGAATGAAAACAAAAAAGAAAAAAGAAGGGATAGTTTCCAGCATTCTTTTTTGTGGTGACTTACTAAAAAAATACAACATCCAAAGAGAAAAAGATGATAAAAACGAAATCTCCAATGAAATTCGAGATGGTGGGAAATTGATGTGA
- a CDS encoding heme o synthase translates to MFRLWNQLTKPRVTVLVLATVLPGMYLGTTGYPSLLEISITLFGTYLMSSASFILNQYIERERDAVMYRTKQRPIPAGEISPGFALFLGVAVAILAFIILTQFINLLTAICALSALLLYVFLYTIWLKPRTEQNIVIGGISGCIGPLIGYAAMANSLPVQAWVLFLMIFLWTPAHFWALAIFLKDDYEFAGIPMMPVVSGIQKTVNQIFLYAIAYSLSVIGFYFADERMGFLFLSSAILLTILILLFAYRLKLSKDKILAKRFFFFSIFHLFLVSLAIVIDSKI, encoded by the coding sequence ATGTTCCGATTATGGAACCAATTGACAAAACCTAGGGTAACTGTACTTGTACTGGCAACTGTCCTTCCTGGAATGTATTTAGGAACTACTGGTTACCCTTCTCTTTTAGAAATCTCTATCACCTTATTTGGAACTTATTTAATGAGTTCTGCTTCTTTTATTCTCAATCAGTATATTGAAAGAGAAAGGGATGCAGTGATGTATAGAACAAAACAAAGACCAATCCCCGCTGGTGAAATTTCTCCAGGATTTGCGCTTTTTCTTGGAGTTGCGGTTGCGATCCTTGCGTTTATCATTTTAACTCAATTCATCAACCTTCTAACAGCTATTTGTGCCCTTTCTGCTTTATTATTATACGTGTTTTTATATACAATTTGGCTGAAACCAAGAACAGAACAAAACATAGTCATTGGTGGAATCTCTGGTTGTATTGGTCCACTCATTGGATATGCTGCCATGGCAAATTCGCTCCCCGTCCAAGCTTGGGTTTTATTTTTAATGATCTTTCTCTGGACCCCGGCGCATTTTTGGGCACTCGCTATCTTTTTAAAAGATGATTATGAATTCGCAGGAATTCCAATGATGCCTGTGGTATCCGGAATCCAAAAGACGGTAAACCAAATTTTCCTATATGCGATTGCATATTCTTTGTCTGTCATTGGATTTTATTTTGCAGATGAAAGAATGGGATTTTTATTTTTAAGTTCTGCGATATTATTAACTATTTTGATTTTACTTTTTGCTTATCGATTGAAACTTTCGAAAGATAAAATTCTCGCGAAACGATTTTTCTTTTTTAGTATCTTTCATTTATTTTTAGTAAGTTTGGCCATCGTGATCGATTCCAAAATCTAG
- a CDS encoding SCO family protein: MNIRFFFFLCLLFGTQVFAYDPHSNLTRDNKLPKELENIGFSDVTGKSLNLDIPFRDESGKTVRFSDFLSKGKPVLLSPVYFKCPTLCNFHLNGVFQGLKALDWTLGKEYQYIAVSIDPKENESISFPKKGAYLKEYGREGAESGLHLLTGTQESIDALTKQLDFRYAWDEEAKQYIHASGVYVLTPEGKVSRIFQGIQLEPRDLKFAFLEASSGKIGSFVDKFALFCFQFDPRKNKYTIYAYRMMQFGGAVTLLLLGAFLYINWRKITNNNRQGVT; the protein is encoded by the coding sequence GTGAACATTCGCTTCTTCTTTTTTCTTTGTTTGTTGTTTGGAACTCAGGTCTTTGCGTATGACCCGCATTCCAATCTAACTCGGGATAATAAACTCCCGAAAGAACTAGAGAATATAGGATTTTCTGATGTCACGGGGAAGTCACTCAATCTCGACATTCCGTTCCGAGATGAATCTGGAAAAACCGTTCGGTTCTCCGATTTTCTTTCGAAAGGAAAACCAGTTTTACTTTCTCCCGTTTACTTCAAATGTCCAACTCTTTGTAACTTTCACTTAAATGGTGTGTTCCAAGGATTAAAAGCCCTTGATTGGACTCTCGGCAAAGAATACCAATACATTGCCGTATCCATTGATCCAAAGGAAAACGAGTCGATTTCTTTTCCTAAAAAGGGAGCTTATTTGAAGGAATATGGTAGGGAAGGTGCCGAATCCGGCCTACATCTCCTCACTGGTACCCAAGAATCCATTGATGCATTGACCAAACAACTGGACTTTCGGTACGCATGGGATGAGGAAGCAAAACAATACATCCACGCCAGTGGGGTTTATGTTTTGACTCCAGAAGGCAAGGTCTCTCGCATCTTCCAAGGAATCCAATTGGAACCAAGGGATTTGAAATTTGCCTTTCTCGAGGCATCTTCTGGGAAGATTGGGAGTTTTGTAGACAAGTTTGCTTTATTTTGCTTTCAATTTGATCCGAGAAAAAATAAATATACGATATACGCATACAGGATGATGCAATTCGGGGGGGCGGTCACCTTACTCCTTCTCGGTGCGTTTTTATACATAAACTGGCGAAAAATAACAAATAACAACCGTCAAGGAGTCACATAG